Proteins encoded in a region of the Oncorhynchus keta strain PuntledgeMale-10-30-2019 chromosome 3, Oket_V2, whole genome shotgun sequence genome:
- the LOC118368201 gene encoding TBC1 domain family member 12-like isoform X3 has translation MSTGMRRVGLTADAAREAGEDISRSTVACVRVGSTIMLDLVTDSPSGGTVSNCVIPEPGSDSATNGFTGSIVVASKAGSCSTITAVNREEMDRSGLWGTSLTQKNNDCSAERLDVCVTAAEALQSLAHSWNGQLGQRGFSIGDTVCVIQSPLRSDAVIRPHINRSTTPDKEDSDAVIRPHINRSTTPDKEDKMANGGLLIGYNSAKLHTETAGTILSDGAATFISNPQCEKLPMSAVSAREGHHESCNIREEPYGAGAQPRKQVNVAGELSDGATSSLTSQGLPSSPAPRKDPCSVKPDTKQGAEPSTSGHPGGDPSSSLHPQSHKTTSLNYDPSSILSPGDEDEDGETFVELGAQGYSDLRFMDVSLSSRNTYESSRRQSAPGHIGLSVDSSELALQSKRPGIAEYFGRGLFSKKHIEPKSPSQNIPGWKLFGKVAARESPPKDSRTIQQESVPGGLTSVSAPNLLSEGEYEARAGKAGSGGTSPTQPQHGRKKNLVFEPLSTTALILEDRPSNLPAKPVEEAQRHRQEYDEMVAEAKKRELKEAQRKRKEMKERFKQEDSIANAMVVWNHDILPNWDNMRNTRRVRELWWQGLPPNVRGKVWSLAIGNELNITPGLYDIFLSRAKERWRSFSETGSEADDGTSLADRESSLDLIKLDISRTFPPLFIFQKGGPYHDLLHSVLGAYTCYRPDVGYVQGMSFIAAVLILNLEEADAFIAFANLLNKPCQLAFFRVDHDLMLKYFAAFEVFFEENLPRLFNHFQISNLTPDLYLIDWIFTLYRILRLYEDVLLQMDFIHSAQFLTRLPEDIDSDRLFTCIVAMPMLNGNKKWSQVFNALIKENKDVDRNCSQVLKSS, from the exons ATGTCAACAGGGATGAGACGTGTTGGACTGACAGCAGACGCAGCCCGTGAAGCAGGAGAGGATATTTCCCGTTCCACAGTAGCGTGTGTACGTGTCGGGAGTACGATAATGCTTGATTTAGTTACTGACAGCCCATCTGGTGGCACTGTAAGCAATTGTGTCATTCCTGAGCCAGGTAGCGACTCTGCTACAAACGGGTTTACTGGGTCAATAGTGGTTGCCTCCAAGGCAGGGAGCTGCTCTACTATCACTGCAGTGAATCGAGAGGAAATGGACAGAAGTGGTCTCTGGGGGACCTCACTGACTCAGAAGAACAATGATTGCTCTGCAGAAAGACTAGATGTCTGTGTGACAGCAGCTGAGGCACTGCAGTCATTGGCACACTCCTGGAATGGACAGCTTGGACAGAGGGGGTTCTCGATTGGAGACACAGTGTGTGTTATACAGAGTCCTCTTCGCAGTGATGCTGTTATTAGACCACATATTAACCGAAGTACGACCCCTGACAAGGAGGACAGTGATGCTGTTATTAGACCACATATTAACCGAAGTACGACCCCTGACAAGGAGGACAAAATGGCAAACGGTGGATTATTGATTGGATACAACAGCGCAAagttacacacagagacagctggAACAATTCTTTCTGATGGAGCTGCAACCTTTATCTCTAACCCACAATGTGAAAAACTCCCCATGTCTGCAGTGAGTGCAAGGGAGGGCCATCACGAATCCTGCAATATCAGAGAGGAACCTTATGGAGCCGGGGCCCAGCCTAGAAAACAAGTTAACGTGGCAGGAGAGCTATCTGATGGGGCTACTTCCAGTCTCACCTCTCAGGGTTTACCATCAAGCCCAGCACCAAGGAAAGACCCCTGCAGTGTCAAACCAGACACCAAGCAGGGAGCAGAACCATCAACATCTGGTCACCCAGGAGGGGATCCATCCTCCAGCCTCCATCCTCAGTCCCACAAGACCACCAGTCTGAACTATGACCCGTCCAGCATTCTCAGCCCAGGGGACGAGGATGAGGATGGGGAGACCTTCGTGGAGCTGGGGGCCCAAGGCTACAGTGACCTCAGGTTTATGGACGTCAGTCTGAGCTCCAGGAACACCTATGAGTCCAGCAGACGTCAGTCCGCCCCAGGACATATAGGACTGAGTGTGGACTCCTCTGAACTGGCCTTACAGTCAAAAAGACCTGGCATCGCTGAGTATTTCGGCAG GGGTTTATTTTCCAAGAAGCATATAGAGCCAAAGAGTCCATCCCAGAATATACCTGGGTGGAAGCTGTTTGGAAAGGTTGCTGCCAGAGAGAGCCCTCCCAAGGACTCCAGGACCATACAGCAG GAGAGTGTTCCAGGTGGTCTCACGTCTGTGTCTGCACCCAATCTCTTAAGTGAAGGG GAGTACGAGGCCAGGGCGGGCAAGGCTGGATCTGGAGGAACGTCTCCTACTCAGCCTCAACATGGCCGGAAGAAGAACCTGGTCTTTGAACCACTGTCCACCACAGCTCTTATACTAGAGGACAGGCCTTC gAACCTTCCTGCTAAGCCTGTGGAGGAGGCCCAGCGTCACCGTCAGGAGTATGACGAGATGGTGGCCGAGGCCAAGAAGAGAG AGTTAAAGGAGGCccagaggaagaggaaagagatgaaggagaggttTAAGCAGGAGGACAGCATCGCCAACGCCATGGTGGTCTGGAACCACGACATTCTGCCCAACTGGGACAACAT GCGTAACACTCGGCGGGTGAGAGAGCTCTGGTGGCAGGGCTTGCCCCCCAACGTCAGAGGAAAGGTCTGGAGCCTAGCCATCGGCAACGAGCTCAACATCACCCCAG GGCTGTATGACATCTTCCTCTCCAGAGccaaggagaggtggaggagttTCAGTGAGACGGGTTCAGAGGCCGATG ATGGGACATCGCTGGCAGACAGAGAGTCCAGTCTGGACCTGATCAAGCTGGACATATCCCGCACATTCCCACCTCTTTTTATATTCCAGAAG GGTGGGCCATATCATGATCTGCTCCACAGCGTGCTGGGGGCCTACACCTGTTACAGACCTGATGTGGGATAT GTTCAGGGCATGTCCTTCATAGCTGCAGTGTTAATCCTCAACCTGGAGGAAGCTGACGCCTTCATTGCCTTCGCTAACCTGCTCAACAAGCCCTGCCAGCTGGCCTTCTTCAGAGTGGATCATGATCTA ATGCTGAAATACTTTGCTGCGTTCGAGGTGTTCTTTGAAGAGAACCTCCCTAGACTGTTTAACCACTTCCAGATCTCCAACCTCACCCCAGATCTCTATCTCATCGACTG GATCTTCACTCTGTACA GGATCCTGCGTCTCTACGAGGATGTGCTCCTACAGATGGATTTCATCCATAGCGCCCAGTTTCTGACACGCCTCCCAGAGGATATAGACTCTGATAGGCTGTTCACCTGCATCGTGGCCATGCCCATGCTCAACGGAAACAAGAAATGGTCCCAG gtgtttAATGCATTGATAAAGGAGAACAAGGATGTGGACAGGAATTGCAGCCAAGTACTGAAGAGTTCCTGA
- the LOC118368201 gene encoding TBC1 domain family member 12-like isoform X2, with the protein MSTGMRRVGLTADAAREAGEDISRSTVACVRVGSTIMLDLVTDSPSGGTVSNCVIPEPGSDSATNGFTGSIVVASKAGSCSTITAVNREEMDRSGLWGTSLTQKNNDCSAERLDVCVTAAEALQSLAHSWNGQLGQRGFSIGDTVCVIQSPLRSDAVIRPHINRSTTPDKEDSDAVIRPHINRSTTPDKEDKMANGGLLIGYNSAKLHTETAGTILSDGAATFISNPQCEKLPMSAVSAREGHHESCNIREEPYGAGAQPRKQVNVAGELSDGATSSLTSQGLPSSPAPRKDPCSVKPDTKQGAEPSTSGHPGGDPSSSLHPQSHKTTSLNYDPSSILSPGDEDEDGETFVELGAQGYSDLRFMDVSLSSRNTYESSRRQSAPGHIGLSVDSSELALQSKRPGIAEYFGRGLFSKKHIEPKSPSQNIPGWKLFGKVAARESPPKDSRTIQQEYEARAGKAGSGGTSPTQPQHGRKKNLVFEPLSTTALILEDRPSNLPAKPVEEAQRHRQEYDEMVAEAKKRELKEAQRKRKEMKERFKQEDSIANAMVVWNHDILPNWDNMRNTRRVRELWWQGLPPNVRGKVWSLAIGNELNITPGLYDIFLSRAKERWRSFSETGSEADDGTSLADRESSLDLIKLDISRTFPPLFIFQKGGPYHDLLHSVLGAYTCYRPDVGYVQGMSFIAAVLILNLEEADAFIAFANLLNKPCQLAFFRVDHDLMLKYFAAFEVFFEENLPRLFNHFQISNLTPDLYLIDWIFTLYSKSLPLDVACRVWDVFCRDGEEFLFRTGLGILRLYEDVLLQMDFIHSAQFLTRLPEDIDSDRLFTCIVAMPMLNGNKKWSQVFNALIKENKDVDRNCSQVLKSS; encoded by the exons ATGTCAACAGGGATGAGACGTGTTGGACTGACAGCAGACGCAGCCCGTGAAGCAGGAGAGGATATTTCCCGTTCCACAGTAGCGTGTGTACGTGTCGGGAGTACGATAATGCTTGATTTAGTTACTGACAGCCCATCTGGTGGCACTGTAAGCAATTGTGTCATTCCTGAGCCAGGTAGCGACTCTGCTACAAACGGGTTTACTGGGTCAATAGTGGTTGCCTCCAAGGCAGGGAGCTGCTCTACTATCACTGCAGTGAATCGAGAGGAAATGGACAGAAGTGGTCTCTGGGGGACCTCACTGACTCAGAAGAACAATGATTGCTCTGCAGAAAGACTAGATGTCTGTGTGACAGCAGCTGAGGCACTGCAGTCATTGGCACACTCCTGGAATGGACAGCTTGGACAGAGGGGGTTCTCGATTGGAGACACAGTGTGTGTTATACAGAGTCCTCTTCGCAGTGATGCTGTTATTAGACCACATATTAACCGAAGTACGACCCCTGACAAGGAGGACAGTGATGCTGTTATTAGACCACATATTAACCGAAGTACGACCCCTGACAAGGAGGACAAAATGGCAAACGGTGGATTATTGATTGGATACAACAGCGCAAagttacacacagagacagctggAACAATTCTTTCTGATGGAGCTGCAACCTTTATCTCTAACCCACAATGTGAAAAACTCCCCATGTCTGCAGTGAGTGCAAGGGAGGGCCATCACGAATCCTGCAATATCAGAGAGGAACCTTATGGAGCCGGGGCCCAGCCTAGAAAACAAGTTAACGTGGCAGGAGAGCTATCTGATGGGGCTACTTCCAGTCTCACCTCTCAGGGTTTACCATCAAGCCCAGCACCAAGGAAAGACCCCTGCAGTGTCAAACCAGACACCAAGCAGGGAGCAGAACCATCAACATCTGGTCACCCAGGAGGGGATCCATCCTCCAGCCTCCATCCTCAGTCCCACAAGACCACCAGTCTGAACTATGACCCGTCCAGCATTCTCAGCCCAGGGGACGAGGATGAGGATGGGGAGACCTTCGTGGAGCTGGGGGCCCAAGGCTACAGTGACCTCAGGTTTATGGACGTCAGTCTGAGCTCCAGGAACACCTATGAGTCCAGCAGACGTCAGTCCGCCCCAGGACATATAGGACTGAGTGTGGACTCCTCTGAACTGGCCTTACAGTCAAAAAGACCTGGCATCGCTGAGTATTTCGGCAG GGGTTTATTTTCCAAGAAGCATATAGAGCCAAAGAGTCCATCCCAGAATATACCTGGGTGGAAGCTGTTTGGAAAGGTTGCTGCCAGAGAGAGCCCTCCCAAGGACTCCAGGACCATACAGCAG GAGTACGAGGCCAGGGCGGGCAAGGCTGGATCTGGAGGAACGTCTCCTACTCAGCCTCAACATGGCCGGAAGAAGAACCTGGTCTTTGAACCACTGTCCACCACAGCTCTTATACTAGAGGACAGGCCTTC gAACCTTCCTGCTAAGCCTGTGGAGGAGGCCCAGCGTCACCGTCAGGAGTATGACGAGATGGTGGCCGAGGCCAAGAAGAGAG AGTTAAAGGAGGCccagaggaagaggaaagagatgaaggagaggttTAAGCAGGAGGACAGCATCGCCAACGCCATGGTGGTCTGGAACCACGACATTCTGCCCAACTGGGACAACAT GCGTAACACTCGGCGGGTGAGAGAGCTCTGGTGGCAGGGCTTGCCCCCCAACGTCAGAGGAAAGGTCTGGAGCCTAGCCATCGGCAACGAGCTCAACATCACCCCAG GGCTGTATGACATCTTCCTCTCCAGAGccaaggagaggtggaggagttTCAGTGAGACGGGTTCAGAGGCCGATG ATGGGACATCGCTGGCAGACAGAGAGTCCAGTCTGGACCTGATCAAGCTGGACATATCCCGCACATTCCCACCTCTTTTTATATTCCAGAAG GGTGGGCCATATCATGATCTGCTCCACAGCGTGCTGGGGGCCTACACCTGTTACAGACCTGATGTGGGATAT GTTCAGGGCATGTCCTTCATAGCTGCAGTGTTAATCCTCAACCTGGAGGAAGCTGACGCCTTCATTGCCTTCGCTAACCTGCTCAACAAGCCCTGCCAGCTGGCCTTCTTCAGAGTGGATCATGATCTA ATGCTGAAATACTTTGCTGCGTTCGAGGTGTTCTTTGAAGAGAACCTCCCTAGACTGTTTAACCACTTCCAGATCTCCAACCTCACCCCAGATCTCTATCTCATCGACTG GATCTTCACTCTGTACAGTAAGTCGTTGCCGTTGGACGTGGCATGTAGAGTGTGGGATGTGTTCTGTCGTGACGGCGAGGAATTTCTGTTCCGGACGGGTCTAGGGATCCTGCGTCTCTACGAGGATGTGCTCCTACAGATGGATTTCATCCATAGCGCCCAGTTTCTGACACGCCTCCCAGAGGATATAGACTCTGATAGGCTGTTCACCTGCATCGTGGCCATGCCCATGCTCAACGGAAACAAGAAATGGTCCCAG gtgtttAATGCATTGATAAAGGAGAACAAGGATGTGGACAGGAATTGCAGCCAAGTACTGAAGAGTTCCTGA
- the LOC118368201 gene encoding TBC1 domain family member 12-like isoform X4 — translation MTNTLSARQSLSHLNLPAKPVEEAQRHRQEYDEMVAEAKKRELKEAQRKRKEMKERFKQEDSIANAMVVWNHDILPNWDNMRNTRRVRELWWQGLPPNVRGKVWSLAIGNELNITPGLYDIFLSRAKERWRSFSETGSEADDGTSLADRESSLDLIKLDISRTFPPLFIFQKGGPYHDLLHSVLGAYTCYRPDVGYVQGMSFIAAVLILNLEEADAFIAFANLLNKPCQLAFFRVDHDLMLKYFAAFEVFFEENLPRLFNHFQISNLTPDLYLIDWIFTLYSKSLPLDVACRVWDVFCRDGEEFLFRTGLGILRLYEDVLLQMDFIHSAQFLTRLPEDIDSDRLFTCIVAMPMLNGNKKWSQVFNALIKENKDVDRNCSQVLKSS, via the exons ATGACAAACACACTGTCTGCAAGGCAAAGTCTCTCTCATTT gAACCTTCCTGCTAAGCCTGTGGAGGAGGCCCAGCGTCACCGTCAGGAGTATGACGAGATGGTGGCCGAGGCCAAGAAGAGAG AGTTAAAGGAGGCccagaggaagaggaaagagatgaaggagaggttTAAGCAGGAGGACAGCATCGCCAACGCCATGGTGGTCTGGAACCACGACATTCTGCCCAACTGGGACAACAT GCGTAACACTCGGCGGGTGAGAGAGCTCTGGTGGCAGGGCTTGCCCCCCAACGTCAGAGGAAAGGTCTGGAGCCTAGCCATCGGCAACGAGCTCAACATCACCCCAG GGCTGTATGACATCTTCCTCTCCAGAGccaaggagaggtggaggagttTCAGTGAGACGGGTTCAGAGGCCGATG ATGGGACATCGCTGGCAGACAGAGAGTCCAGTCTGGACCTGATCAAGCTGGACATATCCCGCACATTCCCACCTCTTTTTATATTCCAGAAG GGTGGGCCATATCATGATCTGCTCCACAGCGTGCTGGGGGCCTACACCTGTTACAGACCTGATGTGGGATAT GTTCAGGGCATGTCCTTCATAGCTGCAGTGTTAATCCTCAACCTGGAGGAAGCTGACGCCTTCATTGCCTTCGCTAACCTGCTCAACAAGCCCTGCCAGCTGGCCTTCTTCAGAGTGGATCATGATCTA ATGCTGAAATACTTTGCTGCGTTCGAGGTGTTCTTTGAAGAGAACCTCCCTAGACTGTTTAACCACTTCCAGATCTCCAACCTCACCCCAGATCTCTATCTCATCGACTG GATCTTCACTCTGTACAGTAAGTCGTTGCCGTTGGACGTGGCATGTAGAGTGTGGGATGTGTTCTGTCGTGACGGCGAGGAATTTCTGTTCCGGACGGGTCTAGGGATCCTGCGTCTCTACGAGGATGTGCTCCTACAGATGGATTTCATCCATAGCGCCCAGTTTCTGACACGCCTCCCAGAGGATATAGACTCTGATAGGCTGTTCACCTGCATCGTGGCCATGCCCATGCTCAACGGAAACAAGAAATGGTCCCAG gtgtttAATGCATTGATAAAGGAGAACAAGGATGTGGACAGGAATTGCAGCCAAGTACTGAAGAGTTCCTGA
- the LOC118368201 gene encoding TBC1 domain family member 12-like isoform X1: MSTGMRRVGLTADAAREAGEDISRSTVACVRVGSTIMLDLVTDSPSGGTVSNCVIPEPGSDSATNGFTGSIVVASKAGSCSTITAVNREEMDRSGLWGTSLTQKNNDCSAERLDVCVTAAEALQSLAHSWNGQLGQRGFSIGDTVCVIQSPLRSDAVIRPHINRSTTPDKEDSDAVIRPHINRSTTPDKEDKMANGGLLIGYNSAKLHTETAGTILSDGAATFISNPQCEKLPMSAVSAREGHHESCNIREEPYGAGAQPRKQVNVAGELSDGATSSLTSQGLPSSPAPRKDPCSVKPDTKQGAEPSTSGHPGGDPSSSLHPQSHKTTSLNYDPSSILSPGDEDEDGETFVELGAQGYSDLRFMDVSLSSRNTYESSRRQSAPGHIGLSVDSSELALQSKRPGIAEYFGRGLFSKKHIEPKSPSQNIPGWKLFGKVAARESPPKDSRTIQQESVPGGLTSVSAPNLLSEGEYEARAGKAGSGGTSPTQPQHGRKKNLVFEPLSTTALILEDRPSNLPAKPVEEAQRHRQEYDEMVAEAKKRELKEAQRKRKEMKERFKQEDSIANAMVVWNHDILPNWDNMRNTRRVRELWWQGLPPNVRGKVWSLAIGNELNITPGLYDIFLSRAKERWRSFSETGSEADDGTSLADRESSLDLIKLDISRTFPPLFIFQKGGPYHDLLHSVLGAYTCYRPDVGYVQGMSFIAAVLILNLEEADAFIAFANLLNKPCQLAFFRVDHDLMLKYFAAFEVFFEENLPRLFNHFQISNLTPDLYLIDWIFTLYSKSLPLDVACRVWDVFCRDGEEFLFRTGLGILRLYEDVLLQMDFIHSAQFLTRLPEDIDSDRLFTCIVAMPMLNGNKKWSQVFNALIKENKDVDRNCSQVLKSS, from the exons ATGTCAACAGGGATGAGACGTGTTGGACTGACAGCAGACGCAGCCCGTGAAGCAGGAGAGGATATTTCCCGTTCCACAGTAGCGTGTGTACGTGTCGGGAGTACGATAATGCTTGATTTAGTTACTGACAGCCCATCTGGTGGCACTGTAAGCAATTGTGTCATTCCTGAGCCAGGTAGCGACTCTGCTACAAACGGGTTTACTGGGTCAATAGTGGTTGCCTCCAAGGCAGGGAGCTGCTCTACTATCACTGCAGTGAATCGAGAGGAAATGGACAGAAGTGGTCTCTGGGGGACCTCACTGACTCAGAAGAACAATGATTGCTCTGCAGAAAGACTAGATGTCTGTGTGACAGCAGCTGAGGCACTGCAGTCATTGGCACACTCCTGGAATGGACAGCTTGGACAGAGGGGGTTCTCGATTGGAGACACAGTGTGTGTTATACAGAGTCCTCTTCGCAGTGATGCTGTTATTAGACCACATATTAACCGAAGTACGACCCCTGACAAGGAGGACAGTGATGCTGTTATTAGACCACATATTAACCGAAGTACGACCCCTGACAAGGAGGACAAAATGGCAAACGGTGGATTATTGATTGGATACAACAGCGCAAagttacacacagagacagctggAACAATTCTTTCTGATGGAGCTGCAACCTTTATCTCTAACCCACAATGTGAAAAACTCCCCATGTCTGCAGTGAGTGCAAGGGAGGGCCATCACGAATCCTGCAATATCAGAGAGGAACCTTATGGAGCCGGGGCCCAGCCTAGAAAACAAGTTAACGTGGCAGGAGAGCTATCTGATGGGGCTACTTCCAGTCTCACCTCTCAGGGTTTACCATCAAGCCCAGCACCAAGGAAAGACCCCTGCAGTGTCAAACCAGACACCAAGCAGGGAGCAGAACCATCAACATCTGGTCACCCAGGAGGGGATCCATCCTCCAGCCTCCATCCTCAGTCCCACAAGACCACCAGTCTGAACTATGACCCGTCCAGCATTCTCAGCCCAGGGGACGAGGATGAGGATGGGGAGACCTTCGTGGAGCTGGGGGCCCAAGGCTACAGTGACCTCAGGTTTATGGACGTCAGTCTGAGCTCCAGGAACACCTATGAGTCCAGCAGACGTCAGTCCGCCCCAGGACATATAGGACTGAGTGTGGACTCCTCTGAACTGGCCTTACAGTCAAAAAGACCTGGCATCGCTGAGTATTTCGGCAG GGGTTTATTTTCCAAGAAGCATATAGAGCCAAAGAGTCCATCCCAGAATATACCTGGGTGGAAGCTGTTTGGAAAGGTTGCTGCCAGAGAGAGCCCTCCCAAGGACTCCAGGACCATACAGCAG GAGAGTGTTCCAGGTGGTCTCACGTCTGTGTCTGCACCCAATCTCTTAAGTGAAGGG GAGTACGAGGCCAGGGCGGGCAAGGCTGGATCTGGAGGAACGTCTCCTACTCAGCCTCAACATGGCCGGAAGAAGAACCTGGTCTTTGAACCACTGTCCACCACAGCTCTTATACTAGAGGACAGGCCTTC gAACCTTCCTGCTAAGCCTGTGGAGGAGGCCCAGCGTCACCGTCAGGAGTATGACGAGATGGTGGCCGAGGCCAAGAAGAGAG AGTTAAAGGAGGCccagaggaagaggaaagagatgaaggagaggttTAAGCAGGAGGACAGCATCGCCAACGCCATGGTGGTCTGGAACCACGACATTCTGCCCAACTGGGACAACAT GCGTAACACTCGGCGGGTGAGAGAGCTCTGGTGGCAGGGCTTGCCCCCCAACGTCAGAGGAAAGGTCTGGAGCCTAGCCATCGGCAACGAGCTCAACATCACCCCAG GGCTGTATGACATCTTCCTCTCCAGAGccaaggagaggtggaggagttTCAGTGAGACGGGTTCAGAGGCCGATG ATGGGACATCGCTGGCAGACAGAGAGTCCAGTCTGGACCTGATCAAGCTGGACATATCCCGCACATTCCCACCTCTTTTTATATTCCAGAAG GGTGGGCCATATCATGATCTGCTCCACAGCGTGCTGGGGGCCTACACCTGTTACAGACCTGATGTGGGATAT GTTCAGGGCATGTCCTTCATAGCTGCAGTGTTAATCCTCAACCTGGAGGAAGCTGACGCCTTCATTGCCTTCGCTAACCTGCTCAACAAGCCCTGCCAGCTGGCCTTCTTCAGAGTGGATCATGATCTA ATGCTGAAATACTTTGCTGCGTTCGAGGTGTTCTTTGAAGAGAACCTCCCTAGACTGTTTAACCACTTCCAGATCTCCAACCTCACCCCAGATCTCTATCTCATCGACTG GATCTTCACTCTGTACAGTAAGTCGTTGCCGTTGGACGTGGCATGTAGAGTGTGGGATGTGTTCTGTCGTGACGGCGAGGAATTTCTGTTCCGGACGGGTCTAGGGATCCTGCGTCTCTACGAGGATGTGCTCCTACAGATGGATTTCATCCATAGCGCCCAGTTTCTGACACGCCTCCCAGAGGATATAGACTCTGATAGGCTGTTCACCTGCATCGTGGCCATGCCCATGCTCAACGGAAACAAGAAATGGTCCCAG gtgtttAATGCATTGATAAAGGAGAACAAGGATGTGGACAGGAATTGCAGCCAAGTACTGAAGAGTTCCTGA
- the LOC118363398 gene encoding D(5)-like dopamine receptor, translating into MPWKAMSEVAGCWIFGSFCDTWIAFDIMCSTASILNLCIISMDRYWAISSPFRYERKMTQRFAFVMIGVAWTLSILISFIPVQLNWHKAEEENATGNEMNEIEDCNASLNSTYAISSSLISFYIPVVIMVGTYTRIYRIAQTQIRRISSLERAVEHAQNNQHATEQTNSFKRTFKKETKVLKTLSIIMGVFVFCWLPFFVVNCIVPFCDINDVGDRLCVSNTAFNMFVWFGWANSSLNPVIYAFNADFRKAFSTILGCNRYCSSSTVEAVNFSNELVSYHHDTTLQRDTNITASAHCAQRQPVVSHGEGLDVPFDKVSMISDVSRHPRNLILPATLQFECEAEISLDMMPFPSTGPSECCVIPGQIEDM; encoded by the coding sequence ATGCCGTGGAAGGCTATGTCTGAGGTGGCCGGATGCTGGATCTTCGGCAGCTTCTGTGATACCTGGATTGCTTTTGACATCATGTGCTCCACCGCGTCAATTCTCAATCTTTGTATAATAAGTATGGACAGATACTGGGCAATTTCGAGCCCTTTTCGATATGAGCGTAAAATGACCCAGAGGTTTGCCTTCGTTATGATCGGAGTGGCATGGACCCTCTCCATTCTCATCTCCTTCATTCCAGTTCAGCTCAATTGGCACAAAGCAGAGGAGGAAAATGCAACAGGGAACGAGATGAATGAAATCGAGGACTGCAACGCAAGCTTGAATAGCACATATGCCATATCTTCCTCACTGATTAGTTTTTACATTCCCGTCGTTATTATGGTTGGCACTTACACTCGGATCTACCGGATTGCGCAAACCCAGATCCGGAGGATATCATCGCTGGAGAGAGCGGTGGAACACGCGCAGAACAATCAGCACGCAACCGAGCAAACAAACTCATTTAAAAGAACTTTTAAAAAAGAAACGAAAGTTTTAAAGACACTTTCTATCATTATGGGAGTTTTTGTATTTTGCTGGTTACCTTTTTTCGTGGTCAACTGCATCGTACCTTTTTGTGACATCAATGATGTTGGTGATCGCCTGTGCGTAAGTAACACCGCGTTTAACATGTTTGTGTGGTTTGGCTGGGCCAACTCATCATTAAACCCAGTCATATACGCTTTTAATGCTGATTTCAGGAAAGCATTCTCCACCATTCTGGGCTGCAATAGATACTGCTCCAGTTCTACTGTAGAAGCTGTCAATTTCAGCAACGAGTTGGTGTCTTACCACCACGACACTACGCTCCAGAGAGACACAAATATCACAGCCTCTGCGCACTGTGCTCAACGCCAGCCCGTGGTCTCACACGGTGAAGGCTTGGACGTACCGTTTGACAAAGTCTCCATGATCTCGGATGTTTCACGTCACCCAAGAAACCTTATCCTGCCTGCAACACTGCAGTTTGAATGTGAAGCAGAAATATCCTTAGACATGATGCCTTTCCCCTCAACTGGGCCCAGTGAGTGCTGTGTGATTCCAGGTCAAATTGAGGATATGTGA